The genomic segment GGCGCATAACCCACACTGCGCTCATGCATGGCGTGTGTAAATAAATAACGAAACTTTTTATCGTCGCCCCCTTCGAAGGCTGACAGGTCACGGCCCTTTTTGATGGTGCCTATCAATTGTGTCCATTCATCATTTTTCTCTAATTTTAAAAAGGCGGTTCCCTTAAGGTAATGCGGACTGGTGGCACAAAAATATTTATGCATTTCTGAAGTATTGGAATATTCCCCCGCCTTATATCGTAGAGCCTGCATGGCCACCAGACTATTGAGAAGGGCTTGCATGCCCTCGAATTGGGTTTTGGATAATTGAGCGATCCGGCGCGCTGTCAGGCTTTTTTTTGCGAGAACGGTGAATAGCCGGAATTCCAAGGCCGCCAGAAGGACCCAGGCGTCTTCCAATTGATCAATGGTATCAATAAATTTTTGGAGAGTGAGCATGAGGTTCCTGTCTATTCATTCAATAAGTTTTCAACGTGAGACATCAAATCGTGACCCGAGCCAAACAGCTTGTGCCGGAGGACTCCTTTTTTATCGATGAGGAGGGTAGAAGGTGTCCCCCGCAGACCCATTTTGTCAAAGGTGAGAGCGTCGAATTTCTTTTTCGCCAGGTAATTCGAAATTTCCGATCGGATTGCAGACCGGGTGGAATCCGGCAGGCTCTCAAAATTTGGAAAGTCTCGTCGCATCCATTGCTCTATTTCACCGGATCCGACTGCGCCCTCCCGTTTGACAAGTTTGTCCCAGGCGACGGGAAACGGAAGGCTGTACGGGAGTTTGCCGAGCCGCAATAAATTTTGCTCCATCAGATGGGCTTGAGTTTGTCCGACCACCTCCCCTGTCGTGACAAGTTTTTTCAGGTTTTCCAGGGTGTTGAGACCAAAATCTTCAAATGCAGTGGCCAGCACCCATACTGTTAGAGGTTGGTCTTTATATTTCGTATAAACTTCTATGACTTCGGGCAGAGCTGCAATGAAGCACCCCGGACAATTGACTTGGATCACTTCAATGAGAATGACCTTGCCGCGCTCCTGGTCGATATTCGTTGGGTCACCTTGCACCCATTCACTCACTTCCAGATTGGGGGCCGGTTGGTTAACTTCGGGCATCCGTGCTTTTCTCCAAGGTCTGGTTCAGCAAACGGGTTAGAGTATTGCGCAGATCTTCTGAGGGATTTTGTTTCAATGCGTTTTCAAAATAGCGCACGGCCTTATCGAAATCGCCCTGTATTCCGTAAATCGTACCCAATACGGCGTGGGCGGCGAGCCACTTGTCTCCCGCAGGGTGGTGGTCGATGATTTTCTCGAAATAGCGAATAGCCTTGGGAAATTTCTTCAATTTGAAATAGTTGGAGCCCAATCCAAACAAAATGTTATCCTTT from the candidate division KSB1 bacterium genome contains:
- a CDS encoding TlpA family protein disulfide reductase; the protein is MPEVNQPAPNLEVSEWVQGDPTNIDQERGKVILIEVIQVNCPGCFIAALPEVIEVYTKYKDQPLTVWVLATAFEDFGLNTLENLKKLVTTGEVVGQTQAHLMEQNLLRLGKLPYSLPFPVAWDKLVKREGAVGSGEIEQWMRRDFPNFESLPDSTRSAIRSEISNYLAKKKFDALTFDKMGLRGTPSTLLIDKKGVLRHKLFGSGHDLMSHVENLLNE
- a CDS encoding methyltransferase — its product is MLTLQKFIDTIDQLEDAWVLLAALEFRLFTVLAKKSLTARRIAQLSKTQFEGMQALLNSLVAMQALRYKAGEYSNTSEMHKYFCATSPHYLKGTAFLKLEKNDEWTQLIGTIKKGRDLSAFEGGDDKKFRYLFTHAMHERSVGYAP